The Streptococcus pantholopis genome has a segment encoding these proteins:
- a CDS encoding DegV family protein, translating into MANIKIVTDSSVTIEPDLVEELDITIVPLSVMIDGTVYSDSDLKEEGKFLNMMKSSKNLPKTSQPPVGLFADTYERLTKEGAEHIVSIHLTHALSGTVEAARQGANLAGLDVTVIDSTFTDQAMKFQVVQAAKLAKADSSLTAVLEGIRDICEKTELFIGVSTLENLVKGGRIGRVTGLISSFLNIKVMMELKNHELITVVKGRGLKTFNKWLDSFIEHAQGRKIAELGISYCGTADLANAFKDKLAVFGAPVAVLETGSIIQTHTGEGAFAVMVRYE; encoded by the coding sequence ATGGCAAATATTAAGATTGTGACCGATTCTTCAGTCACTATTGAACCTGATTTAGTCGAAGAGCTGGATATTACGATCGTGCCGCTGTCTGTTATGATTGACGGAACAGTTTATTCAGACAGTGACCTAAAGGAAGAAGGAAAATTCCTTAATATGATGAAAAGCAGCAAAAATCTGCCTAAAACTAGCCAGCCGCCGGTCGGTCTGTTCGCTGATACTTACGAAAGACTGACGAAAGAAGGGGCAGAGCATATTGTTTCTATTCATCTAACGCATGCCTTATCCGGAACGGTAGAGGCTGCGCGTCAGGGCGCTAACCTAGCAGGACTGGATGTGACGGTCATCGATTCTACTTTTACAGATCAGGCCATGAAATTTCAAGTGGTGCAGGCGGCAAAGCTGGCAAAAGCAGACAGTTCCTTAACGGCAGTTCTGGAAGGTATCAGAGACATTTGTGAGAAAACAGAGCTCTTTATCGGGGTCTCCACTCTTGAGAATCTTGTTAAAGGCGGACGGATAGGCCGTGTGACTGGACTTATAAGCTCTTTCTTAAATATCAAAGTGATGATGGAATTAAAAAATCATGAACTGATTACGGTTGTCAAGGGCCGGGGGCTTAAGACCTTCAATAAATGGCTGGATAGTTTTATAGAGCATGCTCAGGGCAGAAAAATTGCTGAGCTGGGGATTTCTTACTGCGGAACGGCAGATTTGGCTAATGCCTTCAAGGATAAATTAGCTGTTTTTGGAGCGCCGGTCGCTGTTTTGGAAACCGGGTCAATCATTCAGACCCATACAGGTGAAGGGGCATTTGCAGTAATGGTGCGTTATGAGTAA
- a CDS encoding YpmS family protein — MRQKKIGNKKNGWKWAFLLLLALNAALVAVVASRVIQVREHIPESSRQNVNEGVKVGTFSTNTEQLNAAVTAYLADYQTADTSYAFYATSTEIMFEGSYTLLGYEVPLYIYFQPVRLESGAVQLTVTSFSAGTLSLPEKQILQYLQSSYDLPDFVEVLPDKSAININVQNMDNAAGIYLKASEIDLVNDQIIFEIYKK; from the coding sequence GTGAGACAAAAGAAAATTGGTAATAAAAAAAATGGATGGAAATGGGCTTTCCTCTTGCTTTTAGCTTTAAATGCAGCTCTTGTTGCTGTCGTTGCCAGCCGTGTTATACAAGTGAGAGAACATATCCCTGAGAGCAGCAGACAAAATGTGAATGAAGGCGTAAAAGTCGGGACTTTTTCAACCAATACCGAGCAGCTGAATGCTGCTGTAACCGCCTACCTAGCCGATTATCAGACTGCTGATACGAGCTACGCCTTTTATGCGACTTCTACAGAGATTATGTTTGAAGGCAGCTACACTTTGCTTGGCTATGAAGTGCCTCTTTATATCTATTTCCAGCCTGTACGTTTGGAAAGCGGTGCAGTTCAGCTGACAGTGACCTCTTTTTCAGCCGGAACACTGTCGCTTCCGGAAAAACAAATTCTGCAGTATCTGCAGTCCAGCTATGATCTGCCGGATTTTGTGGAAGTTCTGCCGGATAAATCCGCTATTAATATTAATGTCCAGAATATGGATAATGCGGCCGGAATTTACCTGAAAGCCAGTGAAATTGACTTGGTAAATGACCAGATTATTTTCGAAATCTATAAGAAATAA
- a CDS encoding polyprenyl synthetase family protein, protein MDKILKINQTIQSYYQEGAVSPDLSQALLYSLEAGGKRIRPILLLQILEGFGLSLTVSHYQVAASVELIHTGSLVHDDLPAMDDDDYRRGQLTSHKRFDEATAILVGDSLFLDAFGLLAAADLPEKTKLSLIYELSAAAGSCGMVGGQMLDLKGEKRQLKLSELQAVHANKTGKLLAFPFVAAGLIVDAENDVQAKLAKAGSLTGLAFQVRDDILDVTADFAEIGKTPQKDLAAEKATYPSLLGLDQSYRILEETLAEVQTIFSNLEEKNGFAASQVLKTIERLKLDG, encoded by the coding sequence ATGGATAAAATTCTTAAAATCAATCAGACTATCCAATCCTATTATCAAGAGGGGGCTGTATCCCCGGACTTATCTCAGGCTCTTCTTTATTCTCTGGAAGCCGGCGGTAAGAGGATTAGGCCTATCTTACTGCTGCAGATACTTGAGGGCTTCGGGCTGTCTTTGACTGTCAGTCACTACCAAGTTGCTGCCAGTGTGGAGCTGATTCATACCGGCAGCTTGGTGCACGATGATTTACCTGCAATGGATGATGATGATTACCGGCGCGGTCAGCTGACCAGCCATAAGAGGTTTGATGAAGCGACAGCTATTTTGGTCGGTGACAGTCTTTTTCTGGATGCTTTTGGTTTACTGGCTGCCGCAGATTTACCGGAAAAAACCAAGCTTTCTCTGATTTATGAACTGTCAGCTGCTGCTGGAAGCTGCGGTATGGTCGGCGGGCAGATGCTGGATTTAAAAGGTGAAAAAAGACAGCTCAAGCTGTCAGAACTGCAAGCTGTTCATGCCAATAAAACTGGGAAGCTCCTAGCTTTTCCTTTTGTCGCTGCTGGTCTGATAGTAGATGCGGAAAATGATGTACAGGCAAAACTGGCCAAGGCTGGTTCCCTAACAGGCTTAGCTTTTCAAGTCCGTGATGATATTTTAGATGTGACGGCTGATTTTGCGGAAATCGGAAAGACTCCCCAAAAGGATCTGGCCGCCGAAAAAGCAACTTATCCCAGTCTATTAGGGCTGGATCAGTCCTACAGAATTTTGGAGGAAACGTTGGCAGAAGTACAGACTATTTTTTCCAATCTGGAGGAGAAGAATGGCTTTGCTGCCAGCCAAGTCTTAAAAACCATAGAGAGGTTAAAGCTTGATGGCTAA
- the recN gene encoding DNA repair protein RecN: MLLEISIKNFAIIEEISLNFENGMTVLTGETGAGKSIIIDAMNMMLGSRANVEVIRQGAQKAEIEGFFAVSDNPALNQVLAENGLDISDELIIRREILANGRSVSRINGKMVNLGILRLVGRYLVDIHGQHDQEELMHSALHISMLDSFGSQDFFSLKQRYQKLFEGYRQLRKQVLEKQRSERDNKARIEMLEFQLAEIEAAALQPDEDQELLKERDKLLNHKQIADTLTNASLMLDSDEFSSLSNIRSAMNNLQSLEEFDSDYKAVSSSISEAYYILEEVSKHLEDLLADLDFDAGLLQRIEARLDVINTITRKYGGSVADVLAYFAAISQEYSLLTGSSQSSDSMERELKVLEKELIQAAAELSQRRRQLAAELEKEIKQELQDLYMEKADFRVQFAKGKFNREGNETVEFYISTNPGSDFKPLVRIASGGELSRLMLAVKSAFARKEEKTAIVFDEVDTGVSGRVAQAIAQKIYKIGSHGQVLAISHLPQVIAIADYQYYIEKQSDSQGTVSTAKLLTRAERIEEIAKMLAGNDITDAARKQAQALLTK, translated from the coding sequence ATGCTTCTAGAAATTTCCATTAAAAACTTCGCCATTATTGAAGAAATTTCCTTGAATTTTGAAAATGGTATGACTGTTTTAACTGGTGAAACCGGTGCGGGAAAATCAATTATCATCGATGCTATGAATATGATGCTGGGCAGCCGCGCTAATGTGGAAGTCATTAGGCAGGGAGCTCAAAAAGCTGAAATTGAGGGTTTTTTTGCCGTTTCGGACAATCCGGCTTTAAACCAGGTCTTAGCAGAAAATGGTTTGGATATTTCAGATGAATTGATTATCCGCAGGGAGATTTTAGCCAATGGCCGTTCTGTCAGCCGCATTAATGGAAAGATGGTTAATCTGGGGATTCTGCGTCTTGTCGGCCGCTATTTAGTTGATATTCACGGTCAGCACGATCAAGAAGAGCTTATGCATTCGGCCCTTCATATCAGCATGCTGGATAGTTTTGGCAGTCAGGATTTCTTTTCGCTGAAGCAGCGTTATCAGAAGCTTTTTGAAGGCTACCGGCAGCTGCGCAAGCAAGTTCTTGAAAAACAGCGCAGTGAGCGGGACAACAAGGCTCGAATTGAGATGCTGGAATTTCAGCTGGCTGAGATTGAAGCGGCTGCTCTGCAGCCTGATGAAGACCAAGAGCTCTTAAAAGAGCGTGACAAGCTGTTAAACCATAAACAGATTGCTGATACCTTAACGAATGCTTCTCTTATGCTGGATAGTGATGAGTTTTCCAGTCTGTCCAATATCCGTTCAGCTATGAACAACCTACAAAGCTTAGAAGAATTTGATTCGGACTATAAGGCCGTATCCAGCAGTATTTCTGAGGCTTATTACATCTTGGAAGAAGTCAGCAAGCACTTGGAAGATCTGCTAGCGGATCTCGATTTTGATGCGGGCCTCCTGCAGCGAATCGAAGCTAGGCTGGATGTTATCAATACCATCACACGTAAATATGGCGGCAGTGTCGCTGATGTTCTGGCCTATTTTGCTGCAATCAGTCAGGAGTACAGTCTTTTAACCGGCAGCAGCCAGTCTTCTGACAGCATGGAAAGAGAGCTGAAGGTACTGGAGAAGGAACTGATTCAGGCAGCCGCAGAGCTCAGTCAGAGACGCCGTCAGCTGGCTGCAGAACTTGAAAAAGAGATTAAGCAGGAACTGCAGGATCTGTATATGGAAAAGGCAGATTTCCGTGTTCAGTTTGCTAAAGGGAAATTTAACCGTGAAGGCAATGAAACAGTGGAATTTTATATTTCGACCAATCCGGGTTCTGACTTTAAACCCTTAGTCAGAATTGCTTCCGGCGGTGAGCTGTCCCGTCTTATGCTGGCTGTTAAATCAGCCTTTGCCCGCAAGGAAGAGAAAACAGCCATTGTCTTTGATGAGGTGGATACTGGTGTTTCCGGCCGTGTCGCTCAGGCCATTGCCCAAAAAATATATAAAATCGGCAGCCACGGTCAGGTTTTAGCCATTTCACACCTGCCGCAGGTCATCGCAATCGCTGACTATCAATATTACATTGAAAAGCAAAGCGACAGTCAAGGCACGGTCTCTACTGCTAAACTTCTGACTAGGGCGGAGCGGATTGAAGAGATTGCTAAAATGCTTGCAGGAAATGATATCACAGATGCTGCCCGCAAACAAGCCCAAGCGCTCCTGACCAAATAA
- a CDS encoding bifunctional methylenetetrahydrofolate dehydrogenase/methenyltetrahydrofolate cyclohydrolase: MANIIDGKALALKMQSALAEKVKQMKSRYDLVPGLVVILVGDNSASQIYVRNKEQAALKAGFRSETVRLSEGVSEEELIEIINLYNADPAFHGILVQLPLPQHINDKKIILAIDPHKDVDGFHPMNTGHLWSGRPGMVPCTPAGIMELLHEYEVELEGKHAVIVGRSNIVGKPMAQLLLDKNATVTLTHSRTRQLPDIARQADILIVAIGSGHFVTKDFIKEGAVVIDVGMNRSENGKLIGDVQFEQAAEAASLITPVPGGVGPMTITMLLEQTYQAALRSVMSYDY, encoded by the coding sequence ATGGCAAACATTATTGATGGTAAGGCTTTAGCCTTGAAAATGCAGTCTGCTTTGGCTGAAAAAGTGAAACAAATGAAAAGCAGGTACGATTTAGTTCCGGGTTTAGTTGTCATTTTGGTTGGGGACAATTCTGCCAGTCAGATTTATGTGCGAAATAAAGAACAAGCTGCTCTTAAAGCAGGTTTCCGCAGTGAGACAGTCCGCTTGTCCGAGGGAGTCAGCGAAGAGGAGCTGATTGAAATAATTAATCTCTACAATGCCGACCCGGCTTTTCATGGTATTCTGGTTCAGCTTCCTCTGCCGCAGCATATTAATGATAAAAAAATTATACTGGCTATTGACCCGCATAAAGATGTTGATGGCTTTCACCCGATGAATACCGGTCATCTGTGGAGCGGCCGTCCGGGCATGGTACCTTGTACACCGGCTGGCATTATGGAGCTGCTGCATGAGTATGAGGTTGAACTGGAAGGCAAACACGCTGTGATTGTCGGCCGTTCAAACATCGTCGGCAAACCTATGGCCCAGCTCCTTTTGGATAAAAATGCAACAGTGACGCTGACCCATTCAAGAACCAGACAGCTCCCTGACATAGCTAGGCAGGCTGATATTTTGATTGTTGCCATCGGTAGCGGCCACTTTGTGACCAAGGATTTTATCAAAGAAGGAGCGGTAGTGATTGATGTCGGTATGAATCGCAGCGAAAACGGCAAGCTTATCGGTGATGTTCAGTTTGAACAGGCTGCAGAAGCGGCCAGCCTGATTACGCCTGTCCCTGGGGGAGTGGGTCCTATGACGATTACCATGCTGCTGGAACAAACCTATCAGGCGGCGCTTAGAAGTGTGATGTCATATGATTATTGA
- a CDS encoding exodeoxyribonuclease VII small subunit encodes MSNKEKTNEKTFEENLKDLESIVSRLENGDVPLETAIAEFQEGMRLSKQLEKTLQDAEKTLVKVMQADGTEKEMDA; translated from the coding sequence ATGTCAAATAAAGAGAAAACAAATGAAAAAACCTTCGAGGAAAATCTTAAGGATTTAGAATCCATTGTCAGCAGACTGGAAAATGGGGATGTCCCCTTAGAAACTGCCATTGCTGAATTTCAGGAAGGTATGCGTTTGTCAAAACAGCTGGAAAAAACGCTGCAGGATGCAGAAAAAACATTGGTCAAAGTCATGCAGGCTGACGGAACAGAAAAAGAGATGGATGCCTAA
- a CDS encoding arginine repressor, with translation MKKSERLELIKKIVLTNEIETQHDLLELLAAEGLRLTQATISRDMNEIGIIKIPSSKGPYIYGISQDSHQSVSPPPKPIKSTILSVSQHTSGLEHMLYLTVVPGNSRLIKRFLLEDFSELIFSVLADDDSLLLIAKDTAAADTVRQKVENWMTEQD, from the coding sequence ATGAAGAAAAGTGAACGTCTAGAACTGATTAAAAAAATTGTTTTAACCAATGAAATCGAAACCCAGCACGACCTGCTGGAACTCTTGGCTGCTGAAGGTCTGCGCCTCACTCAGGCGACGATTTCCCGCGATATGAATGAGATTGGAATTATCAAAATTCCTTCGTCAAAAGGCCCCTACATTTACGGTATATCTCAGGATAGCCATCAGAGTGTCAGCCCGCCCCCTAAACCGATAAAAAGTACTATCCTGTCGGTTTCTCAGCATACATCGGGTTTGGAGCATATGCTTTACCTTACTGTTGTTCCGGGGAACAGCCGCCTGATTAAACGTTTTTTACTGGAAGATTTTTCTGAGCTGATTTTCAGTGTACTGGCCGATGATGACAGCCTGCTTTTAATCGCTAAGGATACTGCTGCTGCCGATACCGTCCGCCAAAAAGTCGAAAACTGGATGACAGAGCAAGATTGA
- a CDS encoding TlyA family RNA methyltransferase → MAKERVDVLAYRQGLFDTREQARRAVMAGLVLAADNGQRFDKPGEKIEVDIQLIRKGEKMPYVSRGGLKLAKALQVFAIDVKDKIALDIGASTGGFTDVLLQNGAQLVYAVDVGRNQLVWQLRQDPRVRSMEQYNFRYALPDDFTEGEPGLAVIDVSFISLKLILPALHTILADGGQVVALVKPQFEAGRSQVGKKGIVKDKAVHSAVLSTITDFALTAGFTVSGLDFSPIQGGQGNIEFLAYLQKAANPVNRVTGAIPKVTEQAHKEFSKHEEK, encoded by the coding sequence ATGGCTAAAGAAAGAGTGGATGTTCTGGCCTATAGGCAGGGCTTGTTTGATACACGCGAACAGGCCAGACGTGCTGTGATGGCTGGTTTAGTCCTGGCTGCTGACAACGGTCAGCGTTTTGACAAACCGGGTGAAAAAATAGAGGTCGACATACAGTTAATACGTAAAGGTGAAAAAATGCCTTATGTCAGTCGAGGCGGTCTGAAATTGGCCAAAGCCCTGCAGGTTTTCGCAATTGATGTCAAGGATAAAATAGCTCTGGATATTGGTGCCTCTACCGGCGGCTTTACCGATGTTCTGCTGCAAAACGGTGCACAGCTGGTCTATGCTGTTGATGTCGGCCGCAATCAGCTGGTTTGGCAGCTCCGTCAGGATCCGCGCGTGCGCAGTATGGAACAGTATAATTTTCGCTATGCCCTGCCGGACGATTTTACAGAAGGAGAGCCGGGTCTTGCCGTTATTGATGTCAGTTTTATTTCCTTAAAGCTGATTTTACCGGCCTTGCATACCATTTTAGCAGATGGGGGCCAAGTTGTAGCTTTGGTTAAACCTCAGTTTGAAGCCGGCCGCAGCCAAGTAGGCAAAAAGGGAATCGTAAAGGACAAGGCTGTGCATAGTGCTGTCTTAAGCACAATCACAGATTTTGCCTTAACCGCCGGCTTTACTGTATCCGGCCTTGACTTTTCTCCTATTCAGGGCGGACAGGGGAATATCGAGTTTTTAGCCTATTTGCAGAAGGCTGCAAATCCGGTCAATCGGGTGACAGGAGCGATACCAAAAGTAACAGAGCAGGCACATAAGGAATTTAGCAAACATGAAGAAAAGTGA
- a CDS encoding NAD(P)H-hydrate dehydratase codes for MIIDRTFAEEVVQPRPLKSHKGTFGRVFLVGGNPPYNGAVIMAACACVNSGAGLVSVATDQNTISALHSQLPEAMAFAAADEEQFQQELLRADVVLIGPGLGEDYLARRSLEKVLNGIGPQQTLIIDGSALNLLAEKEDYKLLPQKLILTPHQKEWERLSGLAVEKQTPDKNRAALTHFPSQTVLVAKSHHTVIYGPDSQIGELPVGGPYQATGGMGDTLAGMIAGFAAQFSVSSFAAAAAAAYLHSAIADQLSQTAYVVLPTRISQELPEAMKRLSMKN; via the coding sequence ATGATTATTGATCGGACTTTTGCTGAAGAAGTGGTTCAGCCTCGCCCCCTTAAAAGCCATAAGGGGACTTTTGGCCGTGTTTTTTTGGTGGGAGGAAACCCTCCATACAACGGAGCTGTCATCATGGCAGCCTGTGCCTGTGTTAATAGCGGCGCTGGTTTAGTCTCTGTTGCGACGGATCAGAATACGATTTCAGCCTTGCACAGTCAGCTCCCAGAGGCAATGGCCTTTGCTGCGGCAGACGAAGAACAGTTCCAACAGGAGCTGCTGCGTGCAGATGTGGTCTTGATTGGTCCCGGTTTGGGAGAAGATTATTTGGCTCGGCGCAGTCTTGAGAAGGTTTTAAATGGAATTGGTCCGCAGCAGACGTTAATTATTGACGGGTCGGCACTGAATCTGCTGGCTGAAAAAGAAGATTATAAGCTCCTACCGCAAAAGCTCATTCTGACTCCCCATCAGAAAGAATGGGAACGCCTGTCCGGTCTTGCAGTTGAAAAACAGACCCCCGATAAAAATCGGGCAGCACTGACTCATTTTCCTTCTCAGACGGTACTGGTCGCTAAGTCTCATCATACAGTGATTTACGGCCCGGACAGCCAAATCGGCGAGCTGCCTGTCGGCGGTCCTTATCAGGCAACAGGAGGTATGGGAGACACCTTGGCCGGTATGATTGCCGGCTTTGCGGCTCAGTTTTCTGTTTCTTCCTTTGCTGCAGCAGCTGCTGCGGCATATCTGCACTCTGCCATTGCTGATCAGCTCAGTCAAACTGCTTATGTTGTTCTGCCGACCCGTATCAGTCAGGAACTGCCGGAGGCTATGAAAAGGCTGTCGATGAAAAATTAG
- a CDS encoding SGNH/GDSL hydrolase family protein yields MSKKSLLSGFVFFLVCLLLSFLLLNWLLPKAKSHFSSNGFTASQTQELSYVAIGDSLTEGVGDTTEQGGFVPLLAHSLTSDYQYEVTSSNFGVAGNTSQQILKRMQKEADIQSALAQADLMTLTVGGNDVMAVVRQNLSDLSVDSFTEPAAAYQERLRQIIELARSDNSDLPIYILGIYNPFYLNFPDMTAMQEIVDNWNQTTQDLTQEYDNVYFVAINDLLYKGVNGQEGVVQNTGEQSNVVNDALFTGDNFHPNNIGYQIMSDAVMERISETKENW; encoded by the coding sequence ATGAGTAAGAAGTCATTATTGAGCGGATTTGTTTTTTTTCTGGTTTGTCTTTTGCTCTCTTTTTTGCTTTTAAACTGGCTGCTCCCTAAGGCAAAATCCCATTTTAGCTCAAACGGTTTTACTGCCAGTCAGACACAGGAGCTCAGCTATGTCGCAATCGGGGATTCCCTGACAGAGGGTGTTGGCGATACAACAGAACAGGGCGGTTTTGTCCCTTTGCTTGCTCACAGTCTAACATCTGATTATCAGTATGAGGTGACATCCAGCAATTTTGGTGTTGCCGGCAATACCAGCCAGCAGATTCTGAAACGGATGCAAAAAGAAGCAGACATTCAGTCTGCTTTGGCTCAGGCTGATTTAATGACTCTGACAGTAGGCGGGAATGATGTCATGGCTGTTGTTCGTCAAAATCTGTCTGATTTATCAGTGGACAGTTTCACTGAACCTGCAGCAGCTTATCAGGAACGACTGCGCCAGATTATCGAGCTGGCACGTTCCGACAATTCGGATTTGCCTATTTATATTCTAGGCATTTACAATCCTTTTTATTTAAATTTCCCGGATATGACTGCCATGCAGGAGATTGTTGATAATTGGAATCAGACGACACAGGATTTAACTCAGGAATATGATAATGTCTATTTTGTTGCGATTAATGACCTGCTTTATAAAGGGGTTAACGGTCAGGAAGGGGTTGTCCAGAATACAGGGGAACAGTCTAATGTTGTTAATGATGCACTGTTTACCGGCGATAACTTCCACCCTAACAATATCGGCTATCAAATTATGTCAGATGCAGTAATGGAGAGAATCAGTGAGACAAAAGAAAATTGGTAA
- a CDS encoding FeoB-associated Cys-rich membrane protein, with protein sequence MSTVIIAGLIIWAVWMSLRHYIKQKGSCGECDCSCPVKEEMQKAAGQRSK encoded by the coding sequence ATGTCAACAGTGATTATTGCAGGTCTGATTATTTGGGCCGTATGGATGAGTTTGCGGCATTATATTAAGCAGAAAGGGTCTTGCGGGGAGTGTGACTGTTCCTGCCCGGTGAAGGAGGAAATGCAAAAAGCAGCCGGACAAAGATCGAAATAA
- the xseA gene encoding exodeoxyribonuclease VII large subunit yields MADYLSVSSLTKYLKLKFERDPYLERVYLTGQVSNFRKRPVHQYFSLKDDKAVIQATMWASQFKKLGFDLEEGMQLNVIGRVQLYEPGGSYSIIIEKAEPDGLGALAVQFEQLRKKLTAAGYFAAEHKQPLPHFVKKIGVVTSPSGAVIRDIITTLSRRFPGVELLLFPTKVQGEGASQEIAANIRSANERSDLDLLIVGRGGGSIEDLWAFNEEIVVEAIFASRLPVISSVGHETDTTLADFAADQRAATPTAAAELATPVTKADLISWLTENRQRAYQAVSRQIGQKRDRLAALAHSVVFRQPERLYDRQMQQLDRLTAAMLAAVQQQYKETLQTERLLRQRLQSAGLSEKISRYQEKLVQLNRLLMSKTTALYEAQTAKFEKAQAALLSLDTKRIIARGYALVQKDKQLVVSVQTVKKGDQLQVELKDGLLEVEVRDVK; encoded by the coding sequence ATGGCAGATTACTTATCAGTATCGTCTTTAACTAAGTATTTGAAGCTGAAATTTGAGAGGGATCCTTATTTAGAGCGGGTTTATCTGACCGGTCAGGTTTCTAATTTTCGAAAGCGGCCGGTCCATCAGTATTTTTCCTTAAAAGACGACAAGGCTGTTATTCAGGCTACTATGTGGGCCAGTCAGTTTAAAAAGCTGGGTTTTGACTTAGAAGAAGGCATGCAGCTCAATGTCATCGGACGGGTTCAGCTTTATGAACCCGGCGGTTCTTACTCTATTATTATTGAAAAAGCAGAGCCGGATGGACTGGGAGCTCTTGCTGTCCAGTTTGAGCAGCTTCGAAAAAAACTGACAGCGGCCGGTTATTTTGCTGCAGAACATAAACAGCCGCTTCCGCATTTTGTCAAAAAGATTGGTGTGGTAACCAGTCCGAGCGGAGCGGTTATCCGGGATATCATCACAACCCTGTCCAGACGTTTTCCTGGCGTAGAGCTTCTCCTTTTTCCTACCAAGGTGCAAGGAGAAGGAGCCAGCCAGGAGATTGCAGCTAATATCCGGTCAGCTAATGAGCGTTCTGACCTAGACTTGCTCATTGTCGGCCGCGGGGGCGGATCGATTGAGGATCTTTGGGCTTTTAATGAAGAAATTGTTGTTGAAGCGATTTTTGCTTCCCGCCTGCCGGTTATCTCCAGTGTCGGTCACGAAACCGATACGACTTTGGCGGATTTTGCAGCGGATCAGCGGGCAGCAACACCGACAGCTGCAGCTGAATTGGCAACGCCTGTCACAAAGGCCGATCTTATTTCTTGGCTGACGGAGAACAGGCAGAGGGCTTATCAGGCTGTCAGCAGGCAGATAGGGCAAAAGAGGGATAGATTGGCAGCACTGGCCCATTCAGTCGTTTTTCGGCAGCCGGAACGTCTTTATGACCGCCAAATGCAGCAGCTGGACAGACTGACTGCTGCTATGTTGGCTGCTGTGCAGCAGCAATACAAAGAAACTTTGCAGACAGAGCGTCTGCTCAGGCAGCGCTTGCAGTCTGCGGGCTTAAGTGAAAAAATCAGCCGCTATCAAGAAAAGCTGGTGCAGCTTAACCGCCTGCTTATGAGTAAGACAACCGCACTTTATGAAGCTCAGACAGCTAAATTTGAAAAAGCTCAGGCTGCTCTTCTGTCCTTGGACACCAAACGAATTATTGCACGCGGCTATGCCCTTGTTCAAAAAGATAAACAGCTTGTGGTCAGTGTACAAACTGTCAAAAAAGGGGATCAGCTGCAGGTTGAACTGAAGGACGGCCTTTTAGAAGTTGAGGTAAGAGATGTCAAATAA